The following are encoded in a window of Bradyrhizobium sp. WBOS07 genomic DNA:
- the pstS gene encoding phosphate ABC transporter substrate-binding protein PstS, with amino-acid sequence MNFLKTMVAAGLVAASATAAFAADITGAGATFPFPLYSKWADAYKKETGNGLNYQSIGSGGGIKQIQAKTVTFGASDMPLKAEQLEKDGMIQWPQAMGALVPVVNLEGIKSGELVFSGELLGDIYLGKVKTWNDPAIAKLNPNVKLPSDAITVVRRSDGSGTTFIWTDFLTKTNAEWKSKVGAGTAVEWPTGVGAKGNEGVAGNVSQTKNSIGYVEYAYAKQNKLTYGALINKAGKAVQPTVAAFQAAAANADWAGSKNYYVILTDQPGEASWPITGATFILMHKDATDKAASQEAIKFFKWAFEKGDKMAEELDYIPMPDTVVKQIEKTWAAEIKS; translated from the coding sequence ATGAATTTCCTCAAGACGATGGTCGCTGCCGGCTTGGTCGCCGCATCGGCGACCGCAGCCTTTGCGGCCGACATCACCGGCGCCGGCGCGACGTTCCCGTTCCCGCTCTATTCCAAGTGGGCCGACGCCTACAAGAAGGAGACCGGCAACGGTCTGAACTACCAGTCGATCGGTTCGGGCGGCGGCATCAAGCAGATCCAGGCCAAGACCGTGACCTTCGGCGCGAGCGACATGCCCCTCAAGGCTGAGCAGCTCGAAAAGGACGGAATGATCCAGTGGCCGCAGGCGATGGGTGCCTTGGTGCCGGTCGTCAATCTCGAAGGCATCAAGTCGGGCGAGCTGGTGTTTTCCGGCGAGTTGCTGGGCGACATCTATCTCGGCAAGGTCAAGACCTGGAATGACCCGGCGATCGCCAAGCTCAATCCCAACGTGAAGCTGCCCTCGGACGCCATCACCGTCGTGCGTCGGTCCGACGGCTCCGGCACCACGTTCATCTGGACCGATTTCCTGACGAAGACCAATGCCGAGTGGAAGAGCAAGGTCGGTGCCGGTACTGCGGTCGAGTGGCCGACGGGTGTTGGCGCCAAGGGCAATGAAGGCGTCGCGGGCAATGTCAGCCAGACCAAGAACTCGATCGGCTATGTCGAGTATGCCTATGCCAAGCAGAACAAGCTGACCTACGGCGCCTTGATCAACAAGGCCGGCAAGGCCGTGCAGCCGACCGTTGCGGCCTTCCAGGCTGCCGCCGCCAACGCCGACTGGGCCGGCTCCAAGAACTACTATGTGATCCTGACCGACCAGCCCGGCGAAGCATCGTGGCCGATTACCGGCGCGACCTTCATCCTGATGCACAAGGATGCGACCGACAAGGCGGCGTCCCAGGAAGCCATCAAGTTCTTCAAGTGGGCGTTCGAGAAGGGCGACAAGATGGCGGAGGAGCTCGACTACATCCCGATGCCCGACACGGTCGTCAAGCAGATCGAGAAGACCTGGGCTGCCGAGATCAAGAGCTGA
- the pstC gene encoding phosphate ABC transporter permease subunit PstC produces the protein MAVQSDVIDDAGPYDRAKALGAFKLGDVTFYWITRLSAISVLLILGGIIMSLVIGAFPAIKEYGLSFLWTQRWAPSADPPVLGALGPMYGTLVTSFIAMLIAIPVGLGIAIFLTELCPQWLRRPIGMAIELLAGIPSIIYGMWGFFVLGPFLANTFQPFMIRVFDGVPVLGAIFAGPPSYLSLFNAALILAIMVLPFITSISVDVFKTVPPVLKEAAYGVGCTTWEVVRSVVIPYTRVGIIGGVMLALGRALGETMAVTFIIGNSFRISSSIFAPGTTISAAIASEFAESDGLHQSGLILLGLLLFVLTFFVLAAARLMLMRLETKAGK, from the coding sequence ATGGCCGTTCAGAGCGATGTAATCGACGACGCCGGACCGTATGACCGTGCCAAGGCCTTGGGCGCGTTCAAGCTCGGCGACGTCACCTTCTACTGGATCACGCGGCTCTCCGCGATCTCGGTGCTGCTCATTCTCGGCGGCATCATCATGTCGCTGGTCATTGGCGCGTTCCCGGCGATCAAGGAATACGGCCTCTCCTTCCTGTGGACGCAGCGCTGGGCGCCGTCGGCCGATCCGCCCGTGCTCGGCGCGCTCGGGCCGATGTACGGCACGCTCGTCACGTCCTTCATCGCGATGCTGATCGCCATTCCGGTCGGTCTCGGCATTGCGATCTTCCTCACCGAGCTCTGTCCGCAATGGTTGCGCCGCCCGATCGGCATGGCGATCGAGCTGCTCGCCGGCATCCCGTCGATCATCTACGGCATGTGGGGCTTCTTCGTGCTGGGCCCGTTCCTGGCCAACACCTTCCAGCCGTTCATGATCAGGGTGTTCGACGGCGTCCCGGTGCTGGGCGCGATCTTCGCAGGTCCACCGTCCTATCTCAGCCTGTTCAACGCCGCGCTGATCCTCGCCATCATGGTGCTGCCCTTCATCACCTCGATCTCGGTCGACGTGTTCAAGACGGTGCCGCCGGTCCTGAAGGAAGCCGCCTACGGCGTCGGCTGCACCACCTGGGAGGTCGTCCGCAGCGTGGTGATCCCCTACACCCGCGTCGGCATCATCGGCGGCGTCATGCTGGCGCTGGGCCGTGCGCTCGGCGAGACCATGGCGGTGACCTTCATCATCGGCAATTCGTTCCGCATCTCTTCGTCGATCTTCGCGCCGGGCACGACGATCTCGGCGGCGATCGCGTCCGAGTTCGCCGAGAGCGACGGCCTGCACCAGTCCGGCCTGATCCTGCTCGGCCTGCTGCTGTTCGTGCTGACGTTCTTCGTGCTCGCGGCCGCGCGGCTGATGCTGATGCGCCTGGAAACCAAGGCCGGAAAGTGA